In Paenibacillus sp. FSL R7-0345, a single window of DNA contains:
- a CDS encoding NAD(P)-dependent oxidoreductase: MKQIGFIGLGTMGAPMAENLLKGGYQVTVYNRTSAKTKPLEEAGAAVAATPQAAAQDKDVIITMISNDDSIREVFFGESGILAVLKPGAVIIDSSTISPGLVKEVAAAVEERGGSFLDAPVTGSKPAAIEGTLVFMVGGDAKVIEENRDLFDTMGRLLLHMGENGSGAVAKLAHNTMVGIHNVALAEGFSIAVKNGVPADKFLELVQNGSAGSKQAELKGRKIIENDFSNQFSLALMLKDLKLASALSDSTGVPAPMLGLAKSMFQAGFTQGYGDEDLSAVVKTYEEWIGRKIGSDAASQE, from the coding sequence ATGAAACAAATCGGCTTTATCGGACTCGGAACCATGGGTGCTCCCATGGCGGAAAATCTGCTGAAAGGCGGATATCAGGTTACGGTATACAACCGTACGTCGGCTAAGACCAAGCCCCTGGAGGAAGCAGGCGCTGCTGTTGCAGCTACCCCGCAGGCGGCAGCACAGGACAAGGATGTTATTATTACCATGATCAGCAATGACGATTCGATCCGTGAGGTTTTTTTCGGGGAGAGCGGTATTCTGGCCGTGCTCAAGCCGGGTGCGGTCATTATTGACTCCAGCACCATTTCTCCCGGACTGGTCAAAGAAGTTGCGGCAGCCGTGGAAGAACGCGGCGGCAGCTTCCTTGATGCGCCTGTAACCGGCAGTAAACCGGCAGCGATTGAAGGAACGCTTGTGTTCATGGTCGGCGGAGATGCCAAGGTTATTGAAGAGAATCGTGACCTGTTTGATACAATGGGCCGTCTGCTGCTGCATATGGGTGAGAATGGCAGCGGTGCAGTCGCCAAGCTGGCTCATAATACAATGGTCGGCATTCATAACGTTGCCCTTGCCGAGGGCTTCTCCATTGCCGTAAAGAACGGTGTTCCGGCAGACAAGTTCCTGGAACTGGTCCAGAACGGCTCTGCAGGCAGCAAGCAAGCTGAGCTGAAAGGCCGTAAAATCATTGAGAATGACTTCAGCAACCAGTTCTCGCTGGCACTGATGCTGAAGGATCTCAAGCTGGCTTCAGCGCTCAGCGATTCCACAGGTGTACCTGCCCCGATGCTTGGTCTGGCCAAGAGCATGTTCCAGGCTGGGTTTACGCAGGGCTACGGGGATGAGGATTTGTCCGCAGTAGTGAAAACTTACGAAGAATGGATCGGCCGGAAGATCGGTTCTGATGCT
- a CDS encoding glucose-6-phosphate isomerase, with amino-acid sequence MSKKINFDYSKALSFFNQHEIDYFAAPIKLAHEQLHNKTGAGSDYLGWIDLPTAYDKEEFARIQEAAKKIQSDSDVLIVIGIGGSYLGARAAIEALTHSFYNNLPKEQRKTPEVYFAGNNISSTYITHLLDLVEGKDFSVNVISKSGTTTEPAIAFRIFRAALEKKYGKEEARKRIYATTDKEKGALKKLATEEGYESFIIPDDVGGRYSVLTPVGLLPIAVAGINIEEMMQGAAAAADEFNNPDVATNQSYQYAAVRNALYRKGKTTEILVNYEPSLHFVSEWWKQLYGESEGKDYKGIYPSSVDFSTDLHSMGQFIQEGNRNIFETVIQVEQVRHHITLESDADDLDGLNFLAGETVDFVNKKAFQGTLLAHTDGQVPNLVVTIPDQTPYTFGYLVYFFEKACGISGYLLGVNPFDQPGVEAYKKNMFALLGKPGYEKEKAELESRLTE; translated from the coding sequence ATGTCTAAAAAGATTAATTTTGACTACAGCAAAGCACTTTCCTTCTTTAACCAGCATGAAATTGACTACTTTGCTGCTCCGATTAAACTAGCCCATGAGCAACTGCATAACAAAACTGGGGCCGGCTCCGATTACCTGGGCTGGATCGATCTCCCGACCGCATATGACAAGGAAGAGTTCGCCCGTATTCAGGAAGCGGCCAAGAAGATCCAGAGTGATTCCGATGTTCTGATCGTTATCGGGATCGGTGGTTCTTATCTGGGAGCGCGTGCTGCAATTGAAGCACTTACTCATTCCTTCTACAATAACCTGCCTAAGGAACAGCGCAAGACGCCTGAAGTATACTTCGCAGGGAATAACATCAGCTCTACATACATCACGCACCTGCTTGACCTGGTTGAAGGCAAAGACTTCTCTGTTAACGTGATCTCCAAATCCGGGACAACCACTGAACCGGCAATTGCGTTCCGCATTTTTCGTGCAGCACTGGAGAAGAAATACGGCAAGGAAGAAGCACGCAAACGCATTTACGCTACTACTGACAAGGAGAAGGGCGCACTCAAGAAGCTGGCTACTGAAGAAGGCTACGAGTCGTTCATCATCCCTGACGATGTAGGCGGACGTTATTCCGTACTGACACCTGTAGGACTTCTGCCGATTGCTGTAGCAGGCATTAACATTGAAGAAATGATGCAGGGTGCCGCAGCCGCAGCCGATGAGTTCAACAATCCGGATGTAGCTACTAACCAGAGCTATCAATATGCTGCAGTGCGTAATGCATTGTACCGCAAAGGCAAGACTACAGAAATTCTGGTTAACTACGAGCCTTCCCTGCACTTTGTCTCCGAATGGTGGAAACAGCTGTACGGCGAAAGCGAAGGCAAGGATTACAAAGGAATTTATCCTTCTTCTGTTGACTTCTCGACAGATCTTCACTCCATGGGCCAGTTCATTCAGGAAGGTAACCGCAATATCTTCGAAACGGTTATCCAGGTTGAGCAGGTTCGTCACCACATTACGCTGGAAAGCGACGCTGACGATCTTGACGGATTGAACTTCCTGGCTGGTGAAACGGTTGATTTTGTTAACAAAAAGGCTTTCCAGGGAACGCTGCTGGCGCACACAGACGGTCAAGTGCCGAACCTGGTTGTGACCATTCCGGACCAAACTCCATATACTTTCGGTTATCTGGTTTACTTCTTTGAAAAAGCCTGCGGGATCAGCGGATACCTGCTTGGCGTTAATCCGTTTGACCAGCCGGGTGTGGAAGCGTACAAGAAGAACATGTTCGCACTGCTGGGCAAACCGGGCTACGAAAAAGAAAAAGCCGAGCTGGAATCCAGACTTACTGAATAG
- a CDS encoding YigZ family protein has translation MLEQYRTVRSPGSREVVIRKSRFIGHVMPVDNEEEAMQFIEDIKKQHRNATHNCSAYMIGERDEIQRQSDDGEPSGTAGKPILEVIRNQQVKNVAIVVTRYFGGIMLGAGGLIRAYADGAVLALEAGEVITRVLRREIFVQIDYTWLGKVENELRAKGTKTGETSFTDTVTLLCLPRNDEGDAFVAWITDLTQGQALVTEGRRLYFSEGE, from the coding sequence ATGCTTGAACAATATCGGACGGTGCGTTCTCCCGGGTCCCGGGAAGTCGTAATTCGTAAGTCGCGGTTTATCGGCCATGTAATGCCGGTGGACAATGAAGAAGAGGCTATGCAATTTATCGAAGACATCAAGAAGCAGCACCGCAATGCAACGCATAACTGCTCTGCTTACATGATTGGCGAAAGAGATGAAATTCAAAGACAGTCAGATGACGGGGAACCGAGTGGAACGGCCGGGAAACCGATTTTGGAAGTAATCCGCAACCAACAAGTTAAAAATGTGGCAATCGTCGTTACCCGTTATTTTGGAGGCATTATGCTGGGGGCAGGCGGACTTATCCGGGCATACGCTGACGGCGCTGTGCTGGCGCTTGAGGCTGGAGAAGTAATTACCCGGGTGCTGAGGCGCGAGATCTTCGTGCAGATTGACTACACGTGGCTGGGCAAGGTCGAGAATGAGCTGCGTGCCAAAGGCACCAAAACCGGGGAAACCTCCTTTACGGATACAGTAACGCTGCTGTGTCTGCCGCGAAACGATGAAGGTGACGCTTTTGTAGCATGGATAACGGATCTTACCCAGGGGCAAGCGCTGGTTACAGAAGGGCGGCGGCTTTACTTTAGCGAAGGGGAATAA
- a CDS encoding TetR/AcrR family transcriptional regulator → MARRAVERELSRERILEAARHLFITKGYRAISMRSIGQHLGYSHGSLYYHFKEKAELFYAIVVEDFNHVAALLSEAMNNPPEQGMTRVEQLVMEFIRFGLDHPHQYEIMFMIRDEELLAYCRAEQGRCFELFASIVRRHMKEEGYVSEDWQSVPLTLFLSAHGFISYYIQDKVSFEDVKPAALNHIKVLSRSL, encoded by the coding sequence ATGGCAAGAAGAGCAGTGGAGCGGGAGTTGTCGAGAGAGAGGATTCTGGAGGCGGCCAGGCATCTGTTTATCACCAAAGGATACCGTGCAATTTCAATGCGCAGCATCGGACAGCATCTGGGATACAGCCATGGCTCACTCTATTATCATTTCAAAGAAAAGGCGGAGCTATTCTACGCCATTGTGGTTGAAGATTTCAATCATGTGGCCGCTCTGCTTAGTGAAGCAATGAATAACCCTCCTGAACAGGGCATGACCCGGGTGGAGCAGCTGGTGATGGAATTTATCCGTTTTGGACTCGATCACCCGCATCAGTATGAGATTATGTTTATGATCCGGGATGAAGAGCTTCTGGCTTATTGCCGTGCAGAACAGGGGCGATGTTTTGAGTTATTCGCAAGTATTGTGCGCAGGCATATGAAAGAAGAGGGCTATGTCTCCGAGGATTGGCAGAGTGTTCCGCTGACGTTGTTTTTGTCCGCCCACGGATTTATTTCTTATTATATCCAGGATAAAGTATCATTTGAAGATGTTAAACCGGCAGCCCTTAATCATATCAAGGTGCTCAGCCGCAGTCTCTAG
- a CDS encoding secondary thiamine-phosphate synthase enzyme YjbQ — protein MLQTIEISTSKRDELRDITREVASYVKKSGVRSGIAVVYCPHTTAGIAINENADPDVKHDVLMRLDEVYPWEHPKYRHAEGNTASHLKSITAGPSQSIIIHEGALLLGRWQGIYFCEFDGPRHRQYYVKIIEG, from the coding sequence ATGCTCCAAACTATTGAAATTTCGACCAGTAAGCGGGACGAGTTACGTGATATAACCCGGGAAGTAGCCTCTTATGTAAAAAAGAGCGGTGTGCGCAGCGGAATTGCCGTTGTCTACTGTCCACACACCACTGCAGGTATTGCCATCAACGAGAATGCCGATCCTGATGTTAAGCATGATGTGCTGATGAGACTGGATGAGGTCTATCCCTGGGAGCATCCGAAGTACCGCCATGCCGAGGGAAATACTGCGTCCCATTTGAAATCTATCACTGCCGGTCCGTCCCAGAGCATCATTATTCATGAAGGTGCGCTGCTGCTCGGCCGCTGGCAGGGCATTTATTTCTGTGAGTTCGACGGGCCCAGACACCGCCAGTATTATGTAAAGATCATCGAGGGATAG
- the cysT gene encoding sulfate ABC transporter permease subunit CysT, with the protein MNSLLRHKGWTWGFRTTILLYFVVLIVLPILGVYYNSFSLGFSTFIEAVSDPIAWKSVLLTLKLAVIATVINVLLGTMIAWVLIRYRFPGKALLNSLVDLPFALPTAVGGLMILLLLGPGSLIGRLAESLGFEIVFHQPAIVIAMIFVTFPFVIRAVQPLLEELDPSEEEAAYTMGAKSSRVFRQVILPSMAPGMISGGMLAFSRALAEFGAVVLVAGNIPGRTLVSSVFIFGEVESDNPVGAAAVSVILLTLSFLILWLINLLQMRGRRS; encoded by the coding sequence TTGAATTCGCTGCTTAGACACAAGGGCTGGACGTGGGGATTTCGCACAACGATTTTATTGTACTTTGTAGTGCTGATTGTTTTGCCGATACTCGGCGTATATTACAATTCCTTTTCGCTTGGCTTCAGCACCTTTATCGAAGCTGTAAGCGACCCGATTGCCTGGAAATCCGTACTGCTAACACTGAAGCTGGCGGTCATTGCTACGGTCATAAATGTCCTGCTGGGCACCATGATTGCCTGGGTGCTGATCCGCTACCGTTTCCCCGGTAAGGCGCTGCTGAACAGTCTGGTTGATCTGCCCTTTGCCCTGCCGACGGCAGTCGGGGGCCTGATGATTCTGCTGCTGCTGGGGCCGGGCAGTCTGATTGGCAGGCTGGCTGAGTCACTCGGCTTCGAGATTGTTTTCCATCAGCCGGCGATTGTCATTGCTATGATCTTCGTAACATTCCCGTTCGTGATCCGGGCGGTACAGCCTCTGCTGGAGGAGCTTGACCCTTCCGAGGAAGAAGCGGCCTATACGATGGGTGCTAAGAGCAGCCGGGTATTCCGGCAGGTGATTCTGCCTTCTATGGCTCCGGGGATGATTAGCGGCGGTATGCTGGCCTTCTCCCGGGCGCTGGCCGAATTCGGTGCAGTTGTGCTGGTAGCGGGCAATATTCCGGGCCGGACACTGGTATCTTCCGTTTTTATTTTCGGTGAAGTGGAAAGTGATAACCCGGTTGGTGCCGCTGCGGTGTCGGTCATTCTGCTGACCTTGTCCTTCCTGATTCTCTGGCTGATTAATTTGCTGCAGATGCGGGGGAGAAGATCATGA
- a CDS encoding sulfate ABC transporter permease subunit, giving the protein MRRLWIILTYLVFILLIAAPLGKMATEAFKGGFSGFWASLSRPEALHALMMTGFVVVVVTLLNTLFGIMLALYLVRANWLGKRLKGLLNSIVDLPYAVSPVIGGLMIVLLLGPDSALGALFEQIGVNIVYAFPGMVIATLFVTFPLMVREVMPVLQEIGSQQEEAASTLGAYGWTTFWKVTWPSIRWAVIYGVILTVARSLGEFGAVLVVSGNIMNKTQTATTLVYQDVENFNVTAAGGVALVLAAFSAGLLLLMEWSKRRKGVH; this is encoded by the coding sequence ATGAGAAGACTATGGATTATCCTTACCTATCTTGTATTCATTCTGCTGATTGCCGCCCCGCTGGGAAAAATGGCAACTGAGGCGTTCAAGGGCGGGTTCAGCGGATTCTGGGCATCATTGTCGAGGCCGGAGGCGCTGCATGCGCTAATGATGACGGGGTTCGTCGTAGTGGTAGTTACGCTGCTCAATACTCTATTTGGCATTATGCTGGCATTGTATCTGGTACGGGCCAACTGGCTGGGCAAACGGCTGAAGGGGCTGCTGAATAGCATTGTCGATCTGCCGTATGCTGTATCGCCGGTTATCGGCGGGCTGATGATCGTGCTGCTGCTCGGTCCGGACAGCGCGCTGGGAGCGCTTTTTGAACAAATCGGGGTCAATATTGTTTATGCTTTTCCCGGCATGGTCATTGCTACACTGTTCGTGACCTTCCCGCTGATGGTGCGCGAGGTAATGCCGGTGCTGCAGGAGATTGGTTCACAGCAGGAGGAAGCCGCTTCGACGCTCGGGGCTTACGGCTGGACGACCTTTTGGAAGGTGACCTGGCCTTCGATCCGCTGGGCGGTTATCTATGGCGTCATCCTGACGGTTGCCCGCTCGCTGGGTGAATTCGGGGCCGTGCTCGTGGTATCGGGTAACATTATGAATAAGACGCAGACTGCAACTACGCTGGTCTACCAGGATGTAGAGAACTTTAATGTAACCGCTGCGGGCGGTGTGGCTTTGGTGCTGGCGGCATTCTCCGCAGGTCTGCTGCTGCTTATGGAATGGAGTAAGAGAAGAAAGGGTGTGCATTAG
- the cysA gene encoding sulfate ABC transporter ATP-binding protein, with product MHVEVRGLNKHFGDFHAVKDVNFGITKGHLIGLLGPSGGGKTSILRMLAGLETPDSGEIIFHGKTVNNLPPQEREIGFVFQNYALFKHMTVYENIAFGLKVKKANKNTIRDRVTELVELTGLKGFEKRYPHQLSGGQRQRVAFARALAPEPQLLLLDEPFAAIDAKIRQELRSWLRELIERVGITSIFVTHDQDEAIEVADEIMIINQGRLEQKGTPWDIYKEPKTPFVATFIGESTLIESASELKGFKNAGGGKPTKALIRPEYIEVGHLNEFKMASATEQGVVKHLHFRGSEWLVEVEVNGHKLVTYRSLEKETLTPGQEISVLVHRAYLFNDERSWIQENGLKEDPMPVFI from the coding sequence ATGCATGTAGAGGTTCGGGGACTAAATAAGCATTTTGGAGATTTTCACGCCGTGAAGGACGTTAATTTCGGCATTACCAAAGGTCATCTGATTGGCCTGCTCGGCCCAAGCGGCGGCGGCAAAACCTCGATTCTGCGCATGCTGGCAGGCCTGGAAACACCGGATAGCGGTGAAATTATTTTTCATGGCAAAACGGTTAACAATCTTCCGCCGCAGGAGCGTGAAATCGGCTTTGTGTTCCAGAACTACGCGCTCTTTAAGCACATGACTGTATATGAAAATATCGCTTTTGGGCTGAAGGTCAAGAAGGCGAACAAGAATACGATCCGTGACCGGGTTACTGAGCTCGTTGAGCTTACCGGACTTAAGGGGTTTGAAAAGCGGTATCCTCATCAGCTGTCCGGGGGGCAGCGCCAGCGTGTCGCTTTTGCCCGGGCGCTTGCGCCTGAGCCGCAGCTGCTGCTGCTGGATGAGCCGTTCGCGGCAATTGATGCGAAGATCCGCCAGGAGCTGCGCTCATGGCTGCGTGAGCTGATTGAGCGTGTCGGGATCACCTCGATCTTCGTTACGCATGACCAGGATGAGGCGATTGAAGTGGCCGATGAGATCATGATCATTAATCAGGGGCGGCTGGAGCAGAAGGGTACTCCGTGGGATATTTACAAAGAGCCGAAGACGCCGTTTGTGGCAACCTTTATCGGTGAATCGACACTGATCGAGAGCGCAAGCGAGCTGAAGGGCTTCAAGAATGCGGGCGGCGGAAAGCCGACCAAGGCGCTGATCCGTCCGGAATACATCGAGGTAGGTCATCTGAACGAGTTCAAAATGGCTTCAGCCACTGAGCAAGGCGTCGTGAAGCATCTGCATTTCCGCGGCAGCGAGTGGCTGGTCGAGGTAGAAGTGAACGGGCACAAGCTGGTAACCTACCGGTCGCTTGAGAAGGAGACACTTACACCGGGCCAGGAGATTTCCGTGCTGGTCCACCGTGCCTACCTGTTCAATGACGAACGCAGCTGGATTCAGGAAAACGGGCTGAAGGAAGATCCGATGCCTGTGTTTATCTAA
- a CDS encoding sulfate ABC transporter substrate-binding protein: MLALLALALAGCGDSKETVDGEAAPQQGDITLVVGAYSVVKDAMADILPLFAADWKAKTGQTIVFQESYEASGTQARAIAGGFEADVTLLALEGDIEKLVKAGLVADTWKEHGADGMITRSVVALGTREGNPKGIKDFSDLAKPGVKVLYPNPKTSGGAQWDINAIYGAGLKMSEEQTGVKDPAAAKAFLEQVHANVESLDKSGRASMAAFEYGVGDVIVTYENELLARIAKGVKYEVIIPKDTILIENPAAVVDKYVDERGTREAAEALVDYLSTPAAQEAFAEHGFRPVNEQVYAANESRYPVPAGLFGIDYLGGWTEVRETLYSKRGVWYQVLAGI, translated from the coding sequence ATGCTGGCATTGCTCGCACTGGCTCTGGCCGGCTGCGGAGACAGTAAGGAAACGGTGGATGGTGAAGCGGCTCCCCAGCAGGGAGATATTACTCTGGTAGTCGGAGCCTATAGCGTGGTGAAAGATGCGATGGCTGACATTCTGCCCCTGTTCGCAGCGGACTGGAAGGCCAAGACCGGCCAGACGATTGTTTTTCAGGAATCCTATGAAGCTTCGGGAACACAAGCCAGAGCCATTGCCGGCGGATTTGAAGCGGATGTAACCCTGCTCGCGCTTGAAGGGGATATTGAGAAGCTGGTCAAAGCGGGACTGGTGGCGGATACCTGGAAGGAGCACGGCGCGGACGGCATGATTACCCGTTCAGTGGTGGCACTGGGGACGCGTGAAGGCAACCCGAAGGGAATCAAGGACTTCTCCGATCTGGCCAAGCCGGGTGTGAAGGTGCTCTATCCCAACCCCAAGACCTCCGGCGGAGCGCAGTGGGATATCAACGCGATCTATGGAGCGGGGCTGAAGATGTCCGAGGAGCAGACCGGGGTAAAGGACCCTGCGGCTGCAAAAGCTTTTTTGGAGCAGGTACACGCCAACGTGGAATCTCTGGATAAAAGCGGGCGGGCCTCGATGGCGGCTTTTGAATACGGCGTAGGGGATGTCATCGTAACCTATGAAAATGAGCTGCTGGCGCGGATCGCCAAGGGCGTGAAGTATGAAGTAATCATCCCTAAAGATACGATTCTGATTGAAAATCCGGCGGCTGTCGTGGACAAATATGTCGATGAGCGGGGCACGCGGGAAGCTGCCGAGGCGCTGGTCGACTATCTGTCGACACCTGCTGCGCAGGAAGCGTTTGCCGAGCACGGCTTCCGTCCGGTGAACGAGCAGGTATATGCAGCCAATGAGAGCCGTTACCCGGTTCCGGCCGGGCTGTTCGGTATAGATTACCTCGGCGGCTGGACGGAAGTCCGGGAGACGCTGTATTCCAAGCGCGGCGTCTGGTATCAGGTGCTGGCGGGGATTTAG
- a CDS encoding MBL fold metallo-hydrolase, with protein sequence MDTLVFLGTGDAMGVPRVYCSCETCMEARTGGQNARLRSSVLIDNGSDFFAIDCGPDWRRQMELQGLRHMRRLLITHAHFDHIGGLPEWADACRWMGYRGELYAPAEVIPIILRQYPWLGGHIDMIPCDNGIELDGWQISTWRVNHGKNGYSYAYKLEKAEYTWVYCSDSISLGPEEYAPMHGADLLVLGTSFYYEAAELSTRSVYDMTEAAELLKIVQPARTVYTHMSHDVDIRKDYILPEGVTLAVTGMRLALGRGQSEV encoded by the coding sequence ATGGATACGTTGGTGTTTTTGGGGACAGGCGATGCAATGGGCGTACCCCGGGTGTACTGCAGCTGTGAGACCTGCATGGAGGCCAGAACAGGCGGGCAGAATGCCCGGCTGCGCTCATCCGTGCTTATAGATAACGGCAGTGATTTCTTTGCGATTGACTGCGGGCCGGACTGGCGGCGGCAGATGGAGCTGCAGGGGCTGCGCCATATGCGCAGGCTGCTGATTACCCATGCCCATTTCGACCATATCGGCGGGCTGCCGGAATGGGCGGATGCCTGCCGCTGGATGGGCTACAGAGGAGAGCTATATGCTCCGGCCGAGGTAATTCCTATTATTCTGCGGCAGTACCCGTGGCTCGGGGGCCACATTGATATGATTCCATGCGATAACGGGATTGAGCTGGACGGCTGGCAGATCAGCACCTGGCGGGTGAACCACGGCAAGAACGGCTACTCTTACGCCTACAAGCTGGAGAAAGCTGAGTATACGTGGGTGTATTGCTCAGACTCCATCTCACTCGGACCGGAGGAGTACGCTCCCATGCATGGAGCTGATCTGCTGGTGCTGGGCACCAGCTTCTACTATGAAGCCGCTGAGCTGTCCACCCGCTCCGTGTATGATATGACGGAAGCGGCAGAGCTGCTGAAGATAGTCCAGCCAGCCCGCACCGTCTATACGCATATGTCGCATGACGTTGACATCCGTAAAGACTACATTTTGCCGGAGGGCGTTACGCTGGCGGTTACGGGGATGAGGCTTGCGCTGGGGCGCGGGCAGAGTGAGGTTTAA
- a CDS encoding GNAT family N-acetyltransferase, protein MSEPVIPILLDIPESIETERLLIRAARWGDGAEMNAAIIESLKELKPWMIFAQKAQKPEETEIYAREARINYLKRSNMHMNIYNRIDGTFIGCSGLHHIDWDIRSFELGYWIKTACSGKGYMTEAVHAITNFAIQELEANRIEIRCSGLNAKSAAVAERAGYKLDGILRLNTRGFDGELHDSKVYAKVRGAEY, encoded by the coding sequence ATGTCTGAACCGGTAATTCCGATTTTGCTTGATATTCCTGAGAGTATAGAGACGGAGAGGCTGCTGATCCGGGCTGCGCGCTGGGGTGACGGGGCGGAGATGAACGCGGCGATTATAGAGAGTCTGAAGGAGCTGAAGCCGTGGATGATTTTTGCCCAAAAGGCGCAGAAGCCTGAGGAAACTGAAATCTATGCACGGGAAGCGCGGATCAATTACTTAAAGCGCTCTAACATGCATATGAACATCTATAACAGGATTGACGGAACGTTTATCGGCTGCAGCGGACTTCATCATATTGACTGGGATATCCGCTCTTTTGAACTGGGATACTGGATCAAAACGGCCTGTTCAGGAAAAGGGTATATGACGGAGGCGGTCCATGCGATCACGAATTTCGCTATTCAGGAGCTTGAAGCTAACCGGATTGAAATCCGCTGCAGTGGCCTTAATGCCAAAAGTGCAGCCGTAGCGGAACGCGCCGGGTATAAGCTGGATGGTATTTTGCGGCTCAACACCCGCGGCTTTGACGGGGAACTGCATGACAGCAAGGTGTATGCAAAGGTGCGCGGAGCCGAATATTAG
- a CDS encoding Cof-type HAD-IIB family hydrolase, which yields MYKLIAIDIDDTLINDDKEVTPATQTALEQAVAAGVVVTLATGRAYASAQAIARQTGLNVPIITYQGALVKNLMDEKVLYERYVPQDAVRKLFQYCVEHDLHLQTYIDDKLYAREENQKLIEYSQLNRTQYFIEPDWENKLVPQKTPKMLIIDDPAYLDELSPILRELLGDSVHITKSKPHFLEIMHSEGTKGIALEFLAAHFGCELSETIAVGDSWNDHEMLEAAGLGVAMANAIPALKEIADFVTLSNNEDGVKYAIDKFILKTVE from the coding sequence ATGTACAAATTGATTGCAATCGACATCGATGACACACTGATTAATGATGACAAGGAAGTAACCCCTGCCACACAGACCGCGCTCGAACAGGCTGTTGCTGCAGGCGTTGTAGTTACACTGGCAACCGGCCGCGCTTATGCTTCTGCCCAGGCTATTGCCCGCCAGACCGGCCTCAATGTGCCGATCATTACTTACCAGGGCGCGCTGGTTAAGAACCTGATGGACGAAAAAGTGCTCTACGAGCGTTATGTACCGCAGGACGCAGTGCGCAAGCTTTTCCAGTATTGTGTGGAGCATGATCTGCACCTGCAGACTTATATCGACGACAAGCTGTATGCACGCGAGGAAAACCAGAAGCTGATTGAATATTCCCAGCTGAACCGCACCCAATACTTTATTGAGCCGGACTGGGAGAATAAGCTTGTTCCGCAAAAGACCCCAAAAATGCTCATCATCGACGACCCTGCCTACCTGGACGAGCTGTCCCCGATCCTGCGTGAGCTGCTGGGCGATTCCGTTCACATCACTAAATCGAAGCCACACTTCCTCGAGATCATGCATAGCGAAGGCACCAAAGGCATTGCGCTTGAATTCCTGGCCGCCCACTTCGGCTGCGAGCTGTCCGAAACGATTGCTGTCGGCGATTCCTGGAATGACCATGAGATGCTGGAAGCAGCCGGTCTTGGTGTGGCGATGGCCAATGCCATTCCTGCCCTTAAGGAAATTGCAGATTTCGTCACCCTCAGCAACAATGAAGACGGCGTGAAGTATGCGATCGACAAGTTTATTTTGAAGACAGTAGAATAA